A stretch of DNA from Gottschalkia acidurici 9a:
TTATATTTAATTAATTCCCTAACAGTTCATTAACTTTATCCATCATTTTAACATCATTTAACTTTGGTTTTTTATCTATATACCATTCATAAGCTCGTTTCAATCCCTCTTCTAATGAAATTGTAGGTTTATAAAGTTTACTTTTCATCAGTTGTTCTGTATCAAGTACGTAAGTTACATCTCTAAATGGGAAGTACGATCTTGATTCTAACTTCACTTGATTTACATCTATTTTTTTCATTATAGGAGTTTTACCTATGACTTCACCACATTTTGCTATAAAGTAATCCCATGAAATAAGTTCAGGATTTGTTACGTTATATATATTTGAAGAACTTTCATTATACATTACACTTTCAAATATTCTAACTAAATCATTAATATGTATAAATTGGGTTTTAGTATCCTTTCCAAAAGGAATGGGAATTTCCTTATTATTGATAATTCTATCGAAAAAGTATATTTCTCTATAGAGGTTATTGTTTTCCCCATAAATATATGGAGGTCTAAAAATAGTATACGGTATACCACTATTTATAATAAAGTCCTCTGCTTCTTTTTTATCGATACCATATTTTCCCCAATTAGAATTTTCTCCTTTTTTAAAGGATTCTTTTATAGTATCACTACTCGGTTCATATACCGCTCCTGATGAACAAAATACATATTTTTTCAACTCATTTTTATCAATAGAAGTCAGTAGTATTTCTACATCAGCTTTTGTATATGCAGATATATCAAAAACAAACTCATACTTTCTTCCTTCTAAGACCTCTTGAACTTCATTCTTTGATTTTCTATCACAGATTAGTTGTTCTCTAAAGCCGTCATAATCAATTGATTTAAGCCCTCTTGTAAGAATATCTACATTATATCCTTGTCCAATAAGATGTTTTGCTAAAAAACTACTTACAAATGATGTGCCACCCATAACTAAAACAGATTTCATTTTATCGCTTCCTTTTCATTTTTCTTGTTCTTACCTTATATTATAGTTTATTATACCATGTATTTACCATTTATTAGATATAACTTCTATAAGTATTGCAATTTAAGATTAAAATGTACGTATTTAATTATATATTTAAAGGTAGACTATAGTTTTTCTATAGTCTACCTTTAAATCCATTTTAATTCAGTTTCAAATCTTTTTTATAGAATACTCCTATTACTTGTCATATAAAAAAGAGATTGCTTTTTAAGTCAATCTCTCAAATTAATGTTTAACTATAACATAACATCCATTTTCCAAATCATGAACCATCGCCATAGTTACTTTTGCTATTAAAAGTGATACTTTATTTCTTTCTTCTTCGCTATCTGCATAAAATATAGGAACACTTCCTGAAGAAACTTTTTCTTTTCTTGTGGTCACTATCGCCAGTATATTATCTTTTATACCTACATCCATAGTCACACCTCCTTAATCAGATGCTCTTCTAGCAACTTTAGTATTTAGAGGTTTTCTTTTTGCACTCTCTAGAACTATAGTTCCTCTCACCACGTCCAGAAGAGCATCTTCATCAGGATGCATCGCCACTAATGATAATAGAACTCTACCCGTATCTGGATCCCTTCGAGCTATAGGAGAAAAGTCTGGCTCATCGACATCTTTTCTTATTCCTAGTAATTCTGCTGCATTATGAAGTATAGCCTGCCTTTGACCTATGTTAGCTAAAGTTACTACACCATTATCATTGTGTGGTATTATTTCAACTGCTATACCACTTTTAAGATATATTTCTCTTGATGCCTCTA
This window harbors:
- a CDS encoding SDR family oxidoreductase produces the protein MKSVLVMGGTSFVSSFLAKHLIGQGYNVDILTRGLKSIDYDGFREQLICDRKSKNEVQEVLEGRKYEFVFDISAYTKADVEILLTSIDKNELKKYVFCSSGAVYEPSSDTIKESFKKGENSNWGKYGIDKKEAEDFIINSGIPYTIFRPPYIYGENNNLYREIYFFDRIINNKEIPIPFGKDTKTQFIHINDLVRIFESVMYNESSSNIYNVTNPELISWDYFIAKCGEVIGKTPIMKKIDVNQVKLESRSYFPFRDVTYVLDTEQLMKSKLYKPTISLEEGLKRAYEWYIDKKPKLNDVKMMDKVNELLGN
- a CDS encoding capping complex subunit for YIEGIA — encoded protein: MDVGIKDNILAIVTTRKEKVSSGSVPIFYADSEEERNKVSLLIAKVTMAMVHDLENGCYVIVKH